From Argopecten irradians isolate NY chromosome 2, Ai_NY, whole genome shotgun sequence, the proteins below share one genomic window:
- the LOC138314289 gene encoding polycomb complex protein BMI-1-B-like: MHRSTRLKITELNPHLVCVLCGGYLIDATTIVECLHSFCKTCIVRYLESSKFCPICDVQVHKTKPLLNIRLDHTLQDIVYKLVPGLFKDEMTRRREFYKDQPNDANAALELQGKARSPGSCIGEDEEDEQRERVIYSEDEQISLALHLSTNGRPPSRSLAENGKDTNSNVHDCRYLLCPAAVTIGHLKKFIKMKFSLCDRFQIDVYHTDESLRDEYTLMDVAYIYLWRRRGPMKLFYTVYTNPAKRFKKSISCTVTSNVPMEPQSTSKRDLDFDKKTTSQESAIEAASAVLSSNKSAPETKTKEPLRTTEPTVPKLVEPSKSPTVSSNVVTSSVSVENGFHAPHTPTPPSSTPSPTTCVRKDVTKTPEKTLPKERNGTNHVVLTTPRLNGMNLISTYAMMNGNGHLNRHDSNEVAQDLSIKKKTPSKEPTTNGNKPAAPKTNGLLPNGEIDRFAFTDDDDDLPVPPLNSHKLHHPIKAEPVTID; the protein is encoded by the exons ATGCATCGTTCGACTAGACTTAAGATCACCGAGTTGAACCCCCACCTAGTTTGCGTCCTCTGTGGGGGTTACCTCATCGATGCTACCACCATAGTCGAATGTCTACACTCAT TCTGTAAGACTTGCATCGTCCGTTACTTGGAGAGCAGCAAGTTCTGTCCTATATGTGATGTCCAAGTCCACAAGACAAAGCCTCTCTTAAACATAAG attGGATCATACCCTTCAAGACATTGTCTACAAATTGGTTCCGGGCTTATTTAAAG ACGAAATGACCAGGCGACGAGAATTCTATAAGGACCAGCCAAACGATG CTAATGCAGCTCTGGAATTACAAGGGAAGGCGCGAAGTCCTGGAAGTTGTATCGGGGAAGACGAGGAAGACGAACAGAGGGAGCGAGTAATCTACTCCGAAGATGAACAAATCAGTTTGGCATTGCACTTAAGCACCAA TGGCAGACCACCCAGTCGAAGTCTTGCAGAAAATGGCAAGGACACTAACAGTAAC GTGCACGACTGTCGTTACCTTCTGTGTCCGGCCGCTGTCACAATTGGACATCTCaagaaattcatcaaaatgaagTTTAGCCTATGTGATAGATTCCAG ATTGATGTGTACCATACTGATGAATCTCTACGAGACGAGTATACGTTGATGGATGTGGCGTACATATATCTGTGGAGACGG agaGGACCAATGAAATTGTTCTACACAGTCTATACAAACCCTGCCAAACGATTCAAGAAATCTATTTCGTGTACAGTGACGTCAAATGTGCCCATGGAACCACAATCGACAAGTAAACGTGACTTAGACTTTGACAAGAAAACCACATCACAAGAAAGTGCCATAGAGGCAGCGTCCGCTGTATTATCATCTAACAAATCTGCACCAGAAACGAAAACGAAAGAGCCCCTTCGGACGACAGAACCAACTGTCCCCAAGCTGGTTGAGCCAAGCAAAAGTCCTACTGTTTCCAGTAATGTTGTAACGTCATCAGTTTCTGTGGAGAATGGATTCCATGCCCCTCACACACCCACTCCCCCATCTTCAACACCATCTCCCACAACCTGTGTGAGAAAGGATGTGACCAAAACACCAGAAAAGACTTTACCGAAAGAACGAAATGGAACGAATCATGTCGTTTTGACGACACCCAGGTTAAATGGAATGAACTTGATATCCACATACGCAATGATGAATGGAAATGGTCATTTGAATAGACATGATAGTAATGAGGTTGCTCAAGACTTGAGCATTAAAAAGAAAACCCCTTCTAAAGAACCTACAACTAACGGAAACAAACCGGCGGCGCCAAAAACGAATGGGCTCCTTCCGAATGGAGAAATTGACAGATTTGCCTTCACGGATGATGACGATGATTTGCCAGTCCCGCCACTAAACAGTCATAAACTTCATCATCCAATCAAGGCCGAACCGGTTACTATAGACTGA